Proteins encoded in a region of the Antedon mediterranea chromosome 2, ecAntMedi1.1, whole genome shotgun sequence genome:
- the LOC140039687 gene encoding ubiquitin-conjugating enzyme E2 G2 isoform X1, producing the protein MDHWSRPTPCNHSKNKRIIHDQIDCYKKLSVNPPEGIIAGPKNEDNFFEWEALITGPEDTCFEGGVFQAVINFPHDYPLNPPKMQFTCEMFHPNIYSDGRVCISILHAPGDDPMGYETSAERWSPVQSVEKILLSVVSMLAEPNDESGANVDASKMWRDDRERFEEKAQEIVRKSLGL; encoded by the exons ATGGACCACTGGTCGCGTCCCACACCCTGTAATCATTCTAAGAATAAGAGGATAATTCATGACCAGATTGACTGCTATAAAA AACTTAGTGTTAATCCGCCTGAAGGTATCATAGCTGGTCCAAAAAATGAAGATAATTTTTTTGAATGGGAAGCTCTCATAAC TGGCCCAGAAGACACTTGTTTTGAAGGTGGTGTGTTTCAAGCAGTTATTAATTTTCCACATGACTACCCTTTAAATCCACCTAAAATGCAGTTCACATGTGAAATGTTTCACCCTAATA TTTATTCAGATGGCCGTGTATGTATATCAATACTTCACGCACCTGGCGATGATCCTATGGGGTATGAAACAAGTGCTGAAAGGTGGAGTCCTGTACAAAGTGTTGAAAAGATTTTATTGTCGGTAGTAAGCATGTTAGCAG AACCAAATGATGAAAGTGGCGCAAACGTTGATGCATCAAAAATGTGGCGTGATGATCGAGAAAGGTTTGAAGAAAAAGCGCAAGAAATTGTTAGGAAATCTTTAGGATTgtga
- the LOC140039687 gene encoding ubiquitin-conjugating enzyme E2 G2 isoform X2 translates to MAGNALKRLMAEYKQLSVNPPEGIIAGPKNEDNFFEWEALITGPEDTCFEGGVFQAVINFPHDYPLNPPKMQFTCEMFHPNIYSDGRVCISILHAPGDDPMGYETSAERWSPVQSVEKILLSVVSMLAEPNDESGANVDASKMWRDDRERFEEKAQEIVRKSLGL, encoded by the exons ATGGCTGGCAATGCTTTAAAAAGACTTATGGCTGAGTATAAAC AACTTAGTGTTAATCCGCCTGAAGGTATCATAGCTGGTCCAAAAAATGAAGATAATTTTTTTGAATGGGAAGCTCTCATAAC TGGCCCAGAAGACACTTGTTTTGAAGGTGGTGTGTTTCAAGCAGTTATTAATTTTCCACATGACTACCCTTTAAATCCACCTAAAATGCAGTTCACATGTGAAATGTTTCACCCTAATA TTTATTCAGATGGCCGTGTATGTATATCAATACTTCACGCACCTGGCGATGATCCTATGGGGTATGAAACAAGTGCTGAAAGGTGGAGTCCTGTACAAAGTGTTGAAAAGATTTTATTGTCGGTAGTAAGCATGTTAGCAG AACCAAATGATGAAAGTGGCGCAAACGTTGATGCATCAAAAATGTGGCGTGATGATCGAGAAAGGTTTGAAGAAAAAGCGCAAGAAATTGTTAGGAAATCTTTAGGATTgtga